In Pseudobdellovibrionaceae bacterium, the following proteins share a genomic window:
- a CDS encoding RNA methyltransferase: MECSAAEVWETLGSRLTESRQKKIQNVCAQRCQSLVPVLEGIYDRGNISAVMRSAEAFGFYRFHVVEHPENRFKAANRVTQGTDKWLRVEKYSQAGESVLSLRSQGYKVFATHLEASVPIDQIDFTQKVAVVFGNEKDGVSQEMLDLVDGTFILPMQGFAQSFNISVAAALTFSYAYWERVRRLGKCADLDDQAQMILMANYALRSFDNPDQILKELIKRRS, from the coding sequence ATGGAGTGCTCCGCCGCCGAAGTCTGGGAGACTCTTGGTTCCCGTTTGACTGAATCTCGACAGAAAAAGATCCAAAATGTTTGCGCTCAACGTTGTCAGTCCCTGGTTCCGGTCCTTGAAGGAATTTATGATCGGGGCAATATCAGTGCGGTCATGCGTTCGGCCGAGGCTTTTGGCTTTTATCGCTTTCATGTGGTGGAGCATCCTGAAAACCGTTTCAAAGCTGCCAATCGGGTGACCCAGGGGACGGACAAGTGGCTTAGGGTGGAGAAGTATTCACAGGCTGGCGAATCTGTTTTAAGTTTGCGCTCACAAGGTTACAAGGTCTTTGCCACTCACCTAGAGGCTTCAGTTCCCATTGACCAAATTGATTTCACTCAAAAGGTGGCTGTCGTCTTCGGCAACGAAAAAGACGGTGTCAGCCAGGAAATGCTCGACCTCGTCGATGGCACTTTTATTCTCCCGATGCAGGGCTTCGCTCAGAGCTTCAATATCTCGGTGGCCGCTGCACTGACTTTTTCCTATGCCTATTGGGAAAGGGTTCGCCGGCTAGGCAAATGTGCTGATCTCGACGACCAAGCGCAAATGATTCTAATGGCAAACTATGCTTTGCGCAGTTTCGACAATCCCGACCAGATCCTCAAGGAGTTGATTAAGCGTCGATCTTGA